In Kocuria turfanensis, a single genomic region encodes these proteins:
- a CDS encoding uracil-DNA glycosylase: MDEPHVAPLNALVRGWRAGGRFVPWVDPDGGGTGTRVLALMEAPGPATVAAGDLGFSSEDNPGPTARLFKALREESGLARGDYLRWNVVPWALYDAAGRHRPPRADDLAEAEPALRELLAALPELRVVVTFGAPALTGMMRLLTVAEPQRLLPVLGVPHPSPRNGHRRAETRRRILVALRTAAGAARAEGVRSAG; encoded by the coding sequence GTGGACGAGCCCCACGTGGCCCCGCTCAACGCGCTGGTCCGGGGCTGGCGGGCAGGCGGCCGGTTCGTGCCGTGGGTCGACCCCGACGGCGGCGGCACCGGCACCCGGGTGCTTGCGCTCATGGAGGCGCCCGGCCCGGCCACCGTGGCGGCCGGGGACCTGGGCTTCAGCTCGGAGGACAACCCCGGCCCCACCGCCCGGCTGTTCAAGGCCCTGCGCGAGGAGTCCGGGCTGGCGCGCGGTGACTACCTGCGCTGGAACGTGGTGCCCTGGGCGCTGTACGACGCGGCGGGCCGGCACCGGCCGCCGCGGGCCGACGACCTCGCGGAGGCCGAACCCGCCCTCCGGGAGCTGCTCGCGGCCCTGCCCGAGCTGCGCGTCGTCGTGACGTTCGGCGCCCCGGCGCTGACCGGGATGATGCGGCTGCTCACCGTGGCGGAACCGCAGCGGCTGCTGCCGGTGCTGGGCGTCCCGCACCCGTCCCCGCGCAACGGGCACCGCCGGGCCGAGACGCGGCGGCGGATCCTGGTGGCGCTGCGCACGGCCGCCGGCGCCGCCCGCGCCGAAGGCGTCAGGAGCGCGGGCTGA
- a CDS encoding TetR/AcrR family transcriptional regulator: protein MPRPPAARDKLLAAFEQLVLAEGERAATLDAVAGAAGVSKGGLLYHFPHRRALVDATLQRLEELLQLDLEAMAAAPEGAARYFLVTSLFEDSQLDRALIVASRLAQSGDENARASLQRLGEAWYALILADVGDPVVATAVQQMGDGLYHNASIGLLPDGSAQRHTILENLLAVVDRLSPRS, encoded by the coding sequence ATGCCGCGCCCACCTGCGGCCCGGGACAAGCTCCTGGCCGCCTTCGAGCAGCTCGTCCTCGCCGAGGGCGAGCGCGCCGCCACCCTCGACGCCGTGGCCGGCGCCGCGGGCGTGTCCAAGGGCGGGCTGCTCTACCACTTCCCGCACCGACGGGCCCTCGTGGACGCCACGCTGCAGCGGCTGGAGGAGCTCCTGCAGCTGGACCTCGAGGCGATGGCCGCGGCCCCGGAGGGGGCCGCGCGGTACTTCCTCGTCACGTCGCTGTTCGAGGACAGTCAGCTCGACCGGGCCCTCATCGTGGCCTCCCGGCTGGCCCAGTCGGGGGACGAGAACGCGCGGGCGAGCCTGCAGCGGCTCGGGGAGGCGTGGTACGCGCTGATCCTCGCCGACGTGGGGGACCCCGTGGTCGCCACCGCCGTGCAGCAGATGGGCGACGGGCTCTACCACAACGCGTCGATCGGGCTGCTCCCGGACGGCAGCGCGCAGCGGCACACGATCCTGGAGAACCTCCTGGCCGTGGTGGACCGGCTCAGCCCGCGCTCCTGA
- a CDS encoding MFS transporter has protein sequence MTTLLTPRPTAGAREWAALAVLMMPVLLVSVDNTALSFALPTISQALRPTGEQLLWIVDVYPLVLAGLLVPMGTLGDRIGRRRLLLIGGTGFAAVSAASAFAPTAEALVAGRAAMGFFGAMLMPATLSLLRNIFLNPAQRRIAIAVWAGGFSGGAALGPIVGGFLLNHFWWGSVFLMSVPVLVPLLVLGPLLVPESRDPRPGPVDVPSVLLAMLALTPVVYGIKAATASGELFHGLLSAAFGVLAGLLFVRRQATLEHPVLDLGLFRSREFTGGVTVNVLGNVGLYGFLFMLTQYLQLVVGLDPMAAGLTMVPGLALTVLAGFLAVRAVRRFPARTVITAGMLVSAAGFLVVVLADLSAPAGPLVALAAFCLVGTGIGFAETLSNDLVLTAAPPHKAGAASAISETGYEVGAVLGTAVLGGLLTAFYQSHLDLPAALGAGPSAAAHETLGGAVEVAEGAGALGPAVREAAFGAFTAGMHWTAVVMTVLVALAGLTVARVLRPARR, from the coding sequence ATGACCACTCTGCTGACGCCCCGCCCCACGGCCGGCGCGCGCGAATGGGCCGCGCTCGCGGTCCTGATGATGCCTGTCCTGCTCGTGTCGGTGGACAACACCGCGCTGAGCTTCGCCCTGCCCACCATCTCGCAGGCCCTGCGTCCCACCGGCGAGCAGCTGCTGTGGATCGTGGACGTCTATCCGCTCGTCCTGGCGGGTCTGCTCGTGCCCATGGGCACGCTGGGGGACCGGATCGGGCGGCGCCGGCTGCTGCTGATCGGCGGGACCGGGTTCGCCGCCGTCTCCGCGGCCTCGGCCTTCGCGCCCACCGCGGAGGCGCTCGTCGCGGGGCGGGCCGCCATGGGCTTCTTCGGCGCCATGCTCATGCCCGCCACCCTGTCGCTGCTGCGCAACATCTTCCTGAACCCCGCCCAGCGGCGGATCGCCATCGCGGTGTGGGCCGGCGGGTTCAGCGGGGGCGCCGCGCTGGGCCCGATCGTGGGCGGCTTCCTGCTCAACCACTTCTGGTGGGGGTCGGTGTTCCTGATGTCCGTGCCGGTGCTGGTCCCGCTGCTGGTGCTGGGGCCGCTGCTGGTCCCGGAGTCCCGTGATCCCCGCCCGGGGCCGGTGGACGTGCCGTCCGTGCTGCTCGCCATGCTGGCGCTGACCCCGGTGGTCTACGGCATCAAGGCGGCGACCGCCTCCGGCGAGCTCTTCCACGGTCTGCTCAGTGCGGCCTTCGGCGTGCTCGCGGGCCTGCTCTTCGTCCGCCGCCAGGCGACCCTGGAGCACCCGGTGCTGGACCTCGGACTGTTCCGGTCCCGGGAGTTCACGGGCGGGGTGACCGTCAACGTGCTGGGCAACGTGGGTCTCTACGGGTTCCTGTTCATGCTCACCCAGTACCTGCAGCTCGTGGTCGGCCTGGACCCGATGGCCGCGGGCCTGACCATGGTGCCCGGCCTGGCCCTGACCGTCCTCGCCGGCTTCCTGGCCGTGCGGGCGGTGCGCCGCTTCCCGGCGCGCACCGTGATCACCGCGGGCATGCTGGTGTCCGCGGCCGGCTTCCTCGTGGTCGTCCTGGCGGACCTGTCCGCCCCGGCGGGGCCCCTGGTGGCCCTGGCCGCCTTCTGCCTGGTCGGCACCGGGATCGGCTTCGCCGAGACGCTGTCCAACGACCTCGTGCTCACGGCCGCCCCGCCGCACAAGGCCGGCGCGGCCTCGGCGATCTCCGAGACCGGCTACGAGGTCGGCGCGGTGCTGGGCACGGCGGTGCTCGGCGGCCTGCTGACCGCCTTCTACCAGAGCCACCTCGACCTGCCGGCGGCCCTGGGCGCCGGCCCGTCCGCCGCCGCGCACGAGACCCTCGGCGGTGCCGTCGAGGTCGCCGAGGGCGCCGGGGCGCTGGGCCCGGCCGTGCGGGAGGCCGCCTTCGGCGCGTTCACCGCGGGCATGCACTGGACGGCAGTCGTCATGACCGTGCTGGTCGCCCTGGCGGGGCTCACGGTCGCCCGCGTGCTGCGGCCAGCCAGGCGCTGA
- a CDS encoding FAD-dependent monooxygenase, with the protein MTPGAGAEAPTDVLVVGAGTSGLALALQAHDCGARVRVVERRTEEFRPSRALILHPRALEGLRPLGVVDELLARADTAPVVDLHLGPRVVTARLDDVTLPGTAFPHPVLARQAEVEAVLRAALDRRGVTVERGTEFVGRSGERAVLHRDGALEEASFRWLAGCDGPGSTVRTAAGVAWRGRPYRQEILLADLELEGLLEGRAHVVAAAGGLVFLFAIGERAPWRLLATTRSSPSGAPFGQPGPPVPEEELQAVLDASGLPVRMLRTAWSSRVRLQHRLAGRFRQGDVFLVGDAAHAHSPAGGQGMNTGILDALNLGWKLACAASPVPGGPAQEVLLDTYEQERRPADRQVLALTHALFWGEAGTGPLSRTLRGRVAPLAAPAAPALLGWSRLTAAGMGVLAQFHVRYRRSPLSVTSGRVHGTPRPGDRLPDALVRCGGRAVRLHGLTAVPGFHVLLERSAPELDAAALGAGPGTPGPRVHVHRLEDRPGEGGTVVRPDGHVGLRAGRIDAELLSAWLAAARGRP; encoded by the coding sequence ATGACCCCGGGCGCCGGGGCGGAGGCCCCCACCGACGTGCTCGTGGTCGGGGCGGGCACGAGCGGCCTGGCCCTGGCCCTGCAGGCGCACGACTGCGGGGCACGGGTGCGGGTGGTCGAGCGCCGGACCGAGGAGTTCCGCCCGTCCCGGGCCCTGATCCTGCACCCGCGGGCCCTCGAGGGGCTGCGCCCGCTCGGGGTCGTCGACGAGCTGCTCGCCCGCGCCGACACCGCCCCGGTGGTGGATCTGCACCTGGGCCCGCGGGTGGTCACGGCCCGGCTCGACGACGTCACGCTGCCGGGCACCGCGTTCCCGCACCCCGTGCTGGCCCGCCAGGCCGAGGTGGAGGCCGTGCTGCGGGCGGCCCTGGACCGGCGGGGCGTGACCGTGGAGCGGGGCACCGAGTTCGTGGGCCGCAGCGGGGAGCGGGCCGTGCTGCACCGCGACGGGGCGCTCGAGGAGGCGTCCTTCCGCTGGCTGGCCGGGTGCGACGGACCGGGCAGCACCGTGCGCACCGCCGCCGGGGTGGCCTGGCGCGGCCGGCCGTACCGGCAGGAGATCCTGCTGGCCGACCTCGAGCTGGAGGGCCTGCTCGAGGGGCGGGCCCACGTGGTGGCCGCGGCGGGAGGACTGGTGTTCCTCTTCGCGATCGGCGAGCGGGCGCCGTGGCGGCTGCTGGCGACCACCCGGTCCTCGCCCTCCGGGGCGCCGTTCGGGCAGCCGGGCCCGCCCGTCCCGGAGGAGGAGCTGCAGGCCGTGCTCGACGCCTCGGGGCTGCCCGTCCGCATGCTCCGCACGGCCTGGTCCTCCCGGGTCCGGCTCCAGCACCGCCTCGCCGGGCGCTTCCGGCAGGGCGACGTGTTCCTGGTGGGGGACGCCGCGCACGCCCACTCCCCCGCCGGCGGGCAGGGCATGAACACCGGCATCCTCGACGCGCTCAACCTCGGCTGGAAGCTGGCCTGCGCCGCGAGCCCGGTTCCCGGGGGTCCGGCGCAGGAGGTGCTGCTGGACACCTACGAGCAGGAGCGCCGCCCCGCGGACCGGCAGGTGCTGGCCCTGACGCACGCCCTGTTCTGGGGTGAGGCGGGCACCGGCCCTCTGTCCCGCACCCTGCGCGGCCGTGTCGCCCCGCTGGCCGCCCCGGCCGCGCCGGCGCTGCTGGGCTGGTCCCGGCTGACGGCGGCGGGGATGGGCGTGCTCGCCCAGTTCCACGTTCGGTACCGGCGCAGTCCGCTCTCCGTGACGTCGGGGCGGGTGCACGGCACGCCGCGGCCCGGCGACCGCCTGCCGGACGCGCTGGTGCGCTGCGGCGGCCGGGCCGTGCGGCTGCACGGACTCACGGCCGTGCCGGGCTTCCACGTCCTGCTGGAGCGCTCGGCCCCGGAGCTGGACGCCGCGGCCCTCGGCGCGGGGCCGGGCACGCCGGGGCCGCGGGTGCACGTCCACCGGCTCGAGGACCGCCCGGGCGAGGGCGGGACGGTGGTGCGCCCCGACGGGCACGTGGGGCTGCGGGCCGGCCGGATCGACGCGGAGCTGCTCAGCGCCTGGCTGGCCGCAGCACGCGGGCGACCGTGA
- a CDS encoding mycothiol transferase — translation MTPQELFEDAARRPTQVARQVLEGVQLGVLHTMPGGTSNSVAWLVWHAARQQDAQVARLAGTEEVWSGQGWNERFGLDLPDSSMGFGHRPEDVARVRVTSAELLQDYLDAVVERTVDYVRGLTDAQLDEVVDRSWDPPVTRGVRLVSTVDDAAQHLGQAAYVRGLVDGGWSGPY, via the coding sequence ATGACACCGCAGGAGCTGTTCGAGGACGCCGCCCGCCGCCCGACCCAGGTGGCGCGGCAGGTGCTCGAGGGCGTCCAGCTCGGAGTGCTGCACACCATGCCCGGTGGGACCTCCAACTCCGTGGCGTGGCTGGTGTGGCACGCGGCCCGGCAGCAGGACGCGCAGGTGGCCCGTCTGGCCGGCACCGAGGAGGTGTGGTCGGGCCAGGGCTGGAACGAGCGGTTCGGCCTCGACCTGCCCGACTCCTCGATGGGCTTCGGCCACCGGCCGGAGGACGTGGCGCGGGTCCGGGTGACGTCCGCGGAGCTGCTCCAGGACTATCTCGACGCGGTCGTCGAGCGCACCGTGGACTACGTGCGAGGGCTCACGGACGCGCAGCTCGACGAGGTCGTGGACCGGTCCTGGGACCCGCCCGTCACCCGGGGGGTGCGCCTCGTCAGCACGGTCGACGACGCCGCCCAGCACCTCGGCCAGGCCGCCTACGTCCGGGGCCTGGTCGACGGCGGGTGGTCGGGGCCGTACTGA
- a CDS encoding M23 family metallopeptidase yields the protein MTALTAFSALVAVSVAVSSGIAPDAGPQRGSAFGTPSDSAERVERTESRWSLMAAGPEQPRPAGPLRETRSVSPVRDGGAGEGSWREGAGRGEGGRHGASTVRPGRQPPRLYQGELPVNTLIAPTSPGVVLPGGQFGWRIAPDRGGREFHNGTDVSAPAGLPVVAALDGEVTAVFWDVWGGNRVEVTHADGLKTTYNHLEDVRVQVGDRLAASEQLGAVGATGIRVTGPHLHFETWVDGQAVDPQSFDWVDGMRVIPASRSKYSLEVPVPETADDERIAAERKAAAEKAAAGKKAATDRKADEQAAEKKAAEKKAAADRKAGELKAAEERAAAERKAAGRKAEDRTDDRQADPGKDAARLAAERAAAERAVAERAAAERAAAERMAAELAAAELAAAEKAVAERAAAERAAAERAAAERAAAELAAAERAAAERAAAEKLAADQAAADQAAAEREAAEREAAEQAADPGKGPMEGPAREPGVAPLVADAVRDTDGDGTLDVDEDDIDGDTNPNDVDDNIDGDEFLNDVDPDLDGDGLRNEADPDMDGDGLINKEDSEPRRPAARTAQAPAGEAGAPPAEGGNGAPVDAADPAAAVDGPVAEVPVP from the coding sequence GTGACCGCCCTGACCGCGTTCTCGGCACTGGTCGCCGTCAGCGTGGCGGTCAGCTCCGGCATCGCCCCCGACGCCGGGCCGCAGCGCGGCTCGGCCTTCGGCACGCCCTCGGACTCGGCGGAACGGGTGGAGCGCACGGAGAGCCGGTGGAGCCTGATGGCCGCCGGACCGGAGCAGCCGCGTCCGGCCGGGCCGCTGCGGGAGACCCGCTCGGTCTCCCCGGTCCGGGACGGCGGTGCCGGGGAGGGGTCCTGGCGGGAAGGCGCGGGCCGCGGCGAGGGCGGTCGCCACGGGGCCTCCACCGTGCGCCCGGGACGCCAGCCGCCGCGGCTCTACCAGGGGGAGCTGCCCGTCAACACGCTCATCGCACCCACGTCCCCGGGTGTGGTGCTGCCCGGCGGGCAGTTCGGCTGGCGGATCGCCCCCGACCGCGGCGGGCGGGAGTTCCACAACGGCACCGACGTCTCCGCCCCGGCGGGTCTGCCGGTCGTGGCGGCCCTGGACGGAGAGGTGACGGCCGTGTTCTGGGACGTGTGGGGCGGCAACCGCGTGGAGGTCACCCACGCGGACGGGCTGAAGACCACCTACAACCACCTCGAGGACGTCCGGGTGCAGGTCGGGGACCGGCTGGCCGCCTCCGAGCAGCTGGGCGCGGTCGGGGCCACGGGCATCCGCGTCACCGGCCCGCACCTGCACTTCGAGACCTGGGTGGACGGCCAGGCCGTGGACCCGCAGTCCTTCGACTGGGTCGACGGCATGCGCGTGATCCCCGCCTCCCGCAGCAAGTACTCCCTGGAGGTCCCCGTCCCGGAGACCGCCGACGACGAGCGGATCGCCGCGGAGCGGAAAGCGGCAGCCGAGAAGGCTGCCGCCGGGAAGAAGGCTGCGACCGACAGGAAGGCCGACGAGCAAGCTGCCGAGAAGAAGGCTGCCGAGAAGAAGGCTGCCGCCGACAGGAAGGCCGGGGAGCTGAAAGCCGCTGAGGAGAGGGCCGCCGCGGAACGGAAGGCGGCGGGACGCAAGGCGGAGGACCGTACCGACGATCGACAAGCCGATCCGGGGAAGGATGCCGCGCGCCTGGCGGCGGAACGAGCCGCTGCGGAGAGGGCGGTTGCCGAGCGTGCTGCCGCCGAGCGTGCTGCCGCCGAGAGGATGGCTGCTGAGCTCGCTGCTGCTGAGCTCGCGGCTGCCGAGAAGGCAGTTGCTGAGCGTGCTGCCGCTGAGCGTGCTGCCGCTGAGCGTGCTGCCGCTGAGCGTGCTGCCGCTGAGCTCGCTGCCGCCGAGAGAGCGGCTGCCGAGCGAGCCGCTGCCGAGAAGCTGGCGGCAGATCAGGCTGCGGCGGACCAGGCTGCTGCCGAGCGCGAGGCAGCGGAGCGGGAAGCGGCGGAGCAGGCCGCCGATCCCGGCAAGGGGCCGATGGAGGGGCCGGCTCGGGAACCGGGTGTGGCGCCTCTCGTGGCGGACGCGGTGCGGGACACCGACGGGGACGGGACGCTCGACGTCGACGAGGACGACATCGACGGGGACACGAACCCGAACGACGTCGACGACAACATCGACGGCGATGAGTTCCTCAACGACGTCGACCCCGACCTGGACGGTGACGGCCTGCGCAACGAGGCCGACCCGGACATGGACGGGGACGGCCTGATCAACAAGGAGGACTCCGAGCCGCGACGTCCCGCCGCCCGGACGGCGCAGGCACCGGCCGGGGAGGCCGGCGCGCCGCCTGCGGAGGGCGGGAACGGTGCGCCGGTCGACGCAGCCGATCCGGCTGCTGCGGTGGACGGCCCCGTCGCCGAGGTCCCCGTTCCCTGA
- a CDS encoding FAD-binding oxidoreductase, translating to MSTTHRRVPEDTTARALQELADRLTGRMVAPGDPDYDRARRFWNSLLDVRPRAVVRAGSVRDIDLAVAAAQRIRLPLAVRGGGHGVAGSGALEDCLLLDLGRLRQIVVDPANQLVSVEPGTTIGGLDRATTAHGLAVPLGAVSTAGVAGLALGGGMGWLTRSNGLTLDNLDSADVVTATGDHLHASEEENPELFWGLRGGGGNFGVVSSFTFGARRMPALVLAGSLRYRRQRWTGALRAFARWAHDLPDELNPIVTFGFGPPGAAAGDEPSMAVQFCWVAEDHVAGRALVDELRADAPPDAEDVAAVPWLDWQSARDGAFPRGSRGRWQNLPLGRLDDEVVDVVVRLASGITDRGAGIDLHRLGGAFGRVAEEATAFPNRSAPYWLTSHGVRQDPAEDERLTAFTRTVHAELQPFAEHGQYLNLLGPDSASAGNTDRAVHQVYGREKLQRLVRLKDRYDPGNLFRLNLNVAPSRR from the coding sequence ATGAGCACCACGCACCGGAGGGTCCCGGAGGACACGACGGCCCGGGCGCTCCAGGAGCTGGCGGACCGGCTGACGGGGCGGATGGTCGCACCGGGGGACCCCGATTACGACCGCGCCCGGCGGTTCTGGAACAGCCTGCTGGACGTCCGCCCCCGAGCGGTCGTGCGGGCCGGCTCGGTGCGGGACATCGATCTCGCCGTGGCCGCCGCGCAGCGCATACGCCTGCCGCTGGCCGTCCGCGGCGGGGGACACGGGGTGGCCGGCTCCGGCGCCCTCGAGGACTGCCTGCTGCTGGACCTCGGGCGGCTGCGGCAGATCGTCGTCGACCCGGCGAACCAGCTCGTCAGCGTGGAACCGGGCACCACCATCGGCGGCCTGGACCGGGCGACCACGGCCCACGGACTCGCGGTCCCGCTGGGGGCGGTCAGCACGGCGGGGGTCGCGGGCCTCGCCCTCGGCGGGGGCATGGGCTGGCTGACCCGCAGCAACGGGCTGACCCTCGACAACCTCGACTCCGCGGACGTCGTGACCGCCACGGGGGACCACCTGCACGCCAGCGAGGAGGAGAACCCCGAGCTGTTCTGGGGGCTGCGCGGGGGAGGGGGCAACTTCGGGGTGGTGTCCTCCTTCACCTTCGGCGCCCGCAGGATGCCGGCCCTCGTGCTCGCGGGCAGCCTCCGCTACCGCCGGCAGCGCTGGACGGGCGCCCTGCGTGCCTTCGCCCGGTGGGCGCACGACCTGCCCGACGAGCTCAACCCGATCGTCACCTTCGGGTTCGGGCCTCCGGGGGCCGCGGCCGGCGACGAGCCGTCGATGGCGGTGCAGTTCTGCTGGGTCGCGGAGGACCACGTCGCCGGCCGGGCCCTGGTCGACGAGCTGCGGGCGGACGCCCCGCCGGACGCGGAGGACGTGGCGGCGGTGCCGTGGCTCGACTGGCAGAGCGCCCGGGACGGGGCCTTCCCGAGGGGCTCGCGCGGGCGCTGGCAGAACCTGCCCCTCGGCCGGCTGGACGACGAGGTCGTCGACGTCGTCGTGCGCCTGGCGTCCGGGATCACCGACCGGGGCGCCGGCATCGACCTCCACCGCCTCGGGGGCGCGTTCGGGCGGGTCGCCGAGGAGGCCACCGCCTTCCCCAACCGCTCCGCGCCGTACTGGTTGACGTCCCACGGCGTCCGCCAGGACCCCGCGGAGGACGAGCGTCTCACCGCGTTCACCCGGACGGTCCACGCGGAGCTGCAGCCGTTCGCCGAGCACGGCCAGTACCTCAACCTCCTCGGTCCCGACTCCGCGTCGGCGGGGAACACGGACCGGGCCGTGCACCAGGTGTACGGGCGGGAGAAGCTGCAGCGGCTGGTCCGGCTCAAGGACCGATACGACCCGGGCAACCTCTTCCGGCTCAACCTCAACGTCGCGCCGAGCCGCCGCTGA
- a CDS encoding FmdB family zinc ribbon protein, with protein MPLYEYRCPACGVFELLLGMGTAGREASCPECGTAARRLLGAPGLSRAGSPEARLIERTEATASEPDVVAALPSGPRRPARHSTNPLHRRLPRP; from the coding sequence ATGCCGCTCTACGAGTACCGCTGCCCCGCGTGCGGGGTGTTCGAACTCCTGCTGGGCATGGGCACGGCCGGGCGCGAAGCGTCCTGTCCCGAGTGCGGGACCGCGGCGCGCCGGCTGCTGGGCGCGCCCGGGCTCTCCCGGGCCGGATCCCCCGAGGCACGGCTGATCGAGCGCACCGAGGCCACCGCGAGCGAGCCGGACGTCGTCGCCGCCCTGCCGTCCGGGCCCCGGCGGCCCGCCCGGCACAGCACGAACCCCCTGCACCGCAGACTTCCCCGCCCCTGA
- the fmdA gene encoding formamidase, translated as MPELIFPLDSSRPFEDQQLVGHNRWHPEIPPVATVRPGDTFRVHCREWFDGAIVNDDSADDILNAPLRTVHKLSGPFAVEGARPGDLLVVDILDVGPIPQEDSGPLAGQGWGYTGIFARTNGGGFLTDRFPDAYKAIWDFRGQTATSRHVPEVSFTGIVHPGLMGTAPSAQLLARWNEREGALIATDPDRVPPLALPPEPQDALLGGVPDSDVDRVAGEAARTAPPRENGGNQDIKNLTKGTRVFYPVFVDGANFSVGDLHFSQGDGEITFCGAIEMGGFIDFHVDVIKGGMETYGVSENAIFLPGITDPQYSEWISFSGTSVTLDGEQRYLDAQLSYQRACLHAIDYLTKFGYSPEQAYLLLGAAPIEGRFSGVVDIPNSCATVYIPTAIFDFDVRPSAAGPHQVDRGMGAPHAAA; from the coding sequence ATGCCGGAACTCATCTTTCCCCTCGACTCCTCACGGCCCTTCGAGGACCAGCAGCTCGTCGGGCACAACCGCTGGCACCCCGAGATCCCTCCGGTGGCGACCGTGCGGCCCGGGGACACCTTCCGGGTGCACTGCCGGGAGTGGTTCGACGGCGCGATCGTCAACGACGACTCCGCGGACGACATCCTCAACGCTCCGCTGCGGACCGTGCACAAGCTCTCCGGCCCGTTCGCGGTGGAGGGGGCCAGGCCGGGCGACCTGCTCGTCGTCGACATCCTCGACGTCGGGCCGATCCCGCAGGAGGACTCCGGGCCGCTGGCCGGACAGGGCTGGGGCTACACCGGGATCTTCGCCCGCACCAACGGCGGCGGCTTCCTCACCGACCGGTTCCCGGACGCCTACAAGGCGATCTGGGACTTCCGCGGTCAGACGGCCACCTCCCGGCACGTCCCGGAGGTGTCCTTCACGGGCATCGTCCACCCGGGCCTGATGGGGACCGCGCCCTCCGCGCAGCTGCTGGCACGGTGGAACGAGCGCGAGGGCGCGCTCATCGCGACCGACCCGGACCGGGTCCCGCCCCTCGCGCTGCCCCCGGAGCCGCAGGACGCGCTGCTGGGCGGGGTGCCGGACTCCGACGTGGACCGGGTGGCCGGAGAGGCCGCCCGCACCGCCCCGCCGCGGGAGAACGGCGGCAACCAGGACATCAAGAACCTCACCAAGGGCACCCGCGTGTTCTACCCCGTGTTCGTGGACGGCGCGAACTTCTCGGTGGGGGACCTGCACTTCTCCCAGGGCGACGGCGAGATCACCTTCTGCGGCGCCATCGAGATGGGCGGGTTCATCGACTTCCACGTGGACGTCATCAAGGGCGGGATGGAGACCTACGGGGTCTCGGAGAACGCGATCTTCCTGCCGGGCATCACGGACCCGCAGTACAGCGAGTGGATCTCCTTCTCCGGCACCTCGGTCACCCTCGACGGTGAGCAGCGCTACCTCGACGCGCAGCTGTCCTACCAGCGGGCCTGCCTGCACGCGATCGACTACCTCACGAAGTTCGGGTACTCCCCGGAGCAGGCGTACCTGCTGCTCGGCGCCGCGCCGATCGAGGGCCGCTTCTCCGGGGTGGTGGACATCCCCAACTCGTGCGCGACCGTGTACATCCCCACCGCGATCTTCGACTTCGACGTCCGGCCCTCGGCGGCGGGACCCCACCAGGTGGACCGCGGCATGGGCGCGCCCCACGCGGCGGCCTGA
- a CDS encoding maleylpyruvate isomerase family mycothiol-dependent enzyme: MDRDAIWDAVHRERSALADLLETLSPQEWDHPTLCPGWAVRDVAAHVISSAQYGPADLVRALWRGRGDFDRAMYLDARDRGRRPAAEIVADYRRLDGSRRHPPGTSVREPLLDVLVHTQDIVLPLGRHHAMPPEAARAAAERVWSMPFPFRARRRLHGLALVATDVAWRAGEGPEVRGSMEALLLLLTGRTAALDRLEGPGLPLLAPAPGAARDS, from the coding sequence ATGGACCGCGACGCCATCTGGGACGCCGTCCACCGCGAGCGCTCCGCACTGGCGGACCTGCTCGAGACGCTGAGCCCGCAGGAGTGGGACCACCCCACGCTGTGCCCGGGCTGGGCCGTGCGGGACGTCGCCGCCCACGTCATCTCCTCGGCGCAGTACGGTCCCGCCGATCTCGTGCGGGCGCTGTGGCGCGGGCGCGGCGACTTCGACCGGGCGATGTACCTGGACGCCCGGGACCGCGGCCGGCGGCCCGCCGCGGAGATCGTGGCCGACTACCGGCGGCTGGACGGGTCGAGGCGGCACCCACCGGGCACGAGCGTCCGGGAACCGCTGCTGGACGTGCTGGTCCACACCCAGGACATCGTCCTGCCCCTGGGGCGCCACCACGCCATGCCGCCCGAGGCGGCCCGGGCGGCCGCGGAGCGGGTGTGGTCGATGCCGTTCCCGTTCCGGGCGCGCCGGCGGCTGCACGGACTGGCGCTCGTGGCCACCGACGTCGCCTGGCGCGCGGGCGAGGGCCCGGAGGTCCGGGGGAGCATGGAGGCGCTCCTGCTGCTGCTGACCGGCCGCACCGCCGCCCTCGACCGGCTGGAGGGCCCGGGCCTGCCGCTCCTCGCCCCGGCTCCGGGAGCGGCGCGGGACTCTTGA
- a CDS encoding MarR family winged helix-turn-helix transcriptional regulator yields the protein MHEETGTNTGLLLYYPYRDMEIRVMEALHAGGFEDLSYAQARIFQRIDPQGSRLARLAEQARVTKQTASVLVQALEQEGYVERRPDPADARARIVTIAARGRAAQAVAATVVAEVEAQWRRRLGARRYAALRRALADLHEDPGTG from the coding sequence ATGCACGAGGAGACCGGCACGAACACGGGGCTGCTGCTGTACTACCCGTACCGGGACATGGAGATCCGGGTGATGGAGGCCCTGCACGCCGGCGGGTTCGAGGACCTCTCCTACGCCCAGGCCCGCATCTTCCAGCGCATCGACCCCCAGGGCTCCCGGCTGGCCCGGCTGGCCGAGCAGGCCCGCGTGACCAAGCAGACCGCCAGCGTGCTCGTCCAGGCCCTCGAGCAGGAGGGCTACGTGGAGCGCCGCCCCGATCCGGCCGACGCCCGGGCCCGGATCGTGACGATCGCCGCCCGCGGCCGGGCGGCCCAGGCCGTCGCGGCGACCGTGGTCGCCGAGGTGGAGGCGCAGTGGCGCCGCCGGCTGGGCGCGCGACGCTATGCCGCGCTGCGCCGGGCGCTCGCCGACCTGCACGAGGATCCCGGCACCGGCTGA